From Microcystis aeruginosa NIES-2549, a single genomic window includes:
- a CDS encoding ABC transporter permease subunit — protein MSALLEGLFNGISIGSVLLLAALGLAIVFGLMGVINLAHGELMMLGAYSTFVVQNIFKGFGSPLFDTYVLFALPIAFLVSGLAGLLLERGVIRFLYGRPLETLLATWGVSLILQQFVRSVNGLLVISLIVFCLLFFGAMTLLSRRLDWERIRNLAIGVTLPLSLAIAGLLGYLLSFNPVLAKPWFSARNVDVTAPAWLRGGLPLPGFQMPYTRLFIIILTAICLLGTYWFLNKSSWGLRIRAVTQNRQMSACLGIPTNQVDALTFALGSGLAGVAGCAISFLGSVGPNVGQNYIVDTFMVVVVGGVGNLLGTIIAAMAIGVANYLIGSGTFALIFGSVEALKPLTDFFTFFSTTSMAKVMIFALIIAFLQFKPAGIFPPKGRTAEL, from the coding sequence GTGTCAGCATTATTGGAAGGATTATTTAATGGTATTAGTATCGGTTCTGTGCTATTGCTGGCCGCTTTAGGACTAGCGATTGTCTTTGGACTGATGGGGGTGATTAATCTCGCTCACGGTGAGTTAATGATGTTAGGGGCCTACAGTACTTTTGTGGTGCAGAATATCTTTAAAGGTTTCGGTTCTCCCCTCTTTGATACTTATGTTTTATTCGCCCTACCGATCGCTTTTTTAGTGTCGGGATTGGCGGGATTATTATTAGAAAGGGGGGTGATTAGGTTCCTCTACGGCAGACCCCTAGAAACGCTGCTGGCCACTTGGGGAGTTAGCTTAATTCTGCAGCAATTTGTCAGAAGTGTCAACGGGTTATTAGTAATTAGTTTGATAGTTTTCTGTCTGTTATTTTTTGGGGCGATGACCCTGTTAAGTCGTCGCTTAGATTGGGAAAGAATTCGCAATTTAGCTATCGGTGTCACCCTCCCTTTATCCCTAGCTATCGCTGGATTATTAGGCTATCTTTTATCTTTTAATCCGGTTCTCGCTAAACCCTGGTTTAGTGCCAGAAACGTCGATGTCACGGCTCCTGCTTGGTTACGCGGAGGTTTACCTTTACCCGGGTTTCAAATGCCCTACACCCGTCTATTTATTATCATTTTAACTGCCATTTGTTTGTTAGGAACCTATTGGTTTTTAAATAAATCTTCTTGGGGTTTACGCATTCGTGCCGTCACCCAAAATCGCCAGATGAGTGCCTGTTTAGGCATTCCGACAAATCAAGTGGATGCTTTGACTTTTGCCCTCGGTTCGGGATTAGCTGGAGTTGCCGGTTGTGCGATTAGTTTTTTGGGTTCCGTCGGTCCAAATGTGGGACAAAATTATATCGTTGATACCTTCATGGTAGTGGTGGTGGGGGGAGTGGGTAATCTCCTAGGAACTATTATCGCAGCTATGGCCATCGGTGTGGCTAATTATTTAATTGGTTCGGGAACTTTTGCCCTGATTTTTGGTTCCGTAGAAGCACTAAAACCCCTAACGGATTTCTTCACCTTTTTCTCCACCACTAGCATGGCAAAAGTGATGATTTTTGCTTTAATTATTGCTTTCTTGCAATTCAAACCTGCGGGAATTTTTCCTCCTAAAGGACGTACTGCCGAGTTATAG
- the urtA gene encoding urea ABC transporter substrate-binding protein → MSNLGRRKFLLYGSAALGTSILLKACGGNQSQTPTASPSPAASPAPASGETIKVGILHSLSGTMAISETSVVDAEKLAIEEINAAGGVLGKQIEAVVEDGASDWPTFAEKATKLIDQDKVATVFGCWTSASRKAVLPVFEAKNHMLWYPVQYEGQECSRNIFYTGAAPNQQIEPAVTWLLENKGKKFFLVGSDYVFPRTANTIIKEQLKAKGGETVGEDYLPLGNTEVTPIITKIKQALPDGGVIFNTLNGDSNVAFFKQLQAAGLTPDKYPVMSVSVAEEEVKQIGKEYLLGQYASWNYFQTVDTPANKKFVEAFRAKFGQERVTNDPMEAAYIMVYLWKQAVEQAGTADDLDKVRAAAVGQKFDAPEGPVQMFPNHHISKTVRIGQVRDDGLFDIVWSTPGVVDPQPWNQFVPETKGFACDWTDPAKGGKFKMEKS, encoded by the coding sequence ATGTCAAATTTAGGACGACGTAAATTTCTCCTGTACGGTTCTGCCGCTTTGGGAACCAGTATTCTGTTAAAAGCTTGCGGTGGCAATCAAAGCCAAACCCCCACGGCTAGTCCTAGCCCGGCTGCTAGTCCCGCCCCAGCTTCTGGAGAGACAATTAAGGTGGGTATTCTGCACTCCCTCAGTGGCACCATGGCCATCAGTGAAACCAGCGTAGTTGATGCGGAAAAACTGGCGATCGAGGAAATCAATGCCGCCGGTGGTGTTCTTGGTAAACAGATCGAGGCAGTGGTGGAAGATGGCGCTTCCGATTGGCCAACTTTTGCCGAAAAAGCCACCAAACTGATCGATCAGGACAAAGTTGCGACTGTCTTCGGTTGTTGGACTTCCGCCAGTCGTAAGGCGGTTTTACCCGTGTTTGAAGCCAAAAACCATATGCTCTGGTATCCTGTCCAGTACGAGGGTCAAGAGTGTTCTAGAAATATCTTCTACACCGGTGCTGCCCCCAACCAACAGATCGAGCCAGCAGTGACTTGGTTGCTGGAAAATAAAGGGAAAAAATTCTTCCTCGTCGGTTCCGACTACGTTTTTCCCCGCACTGCCAACACGATTATTAAAGAGCAGTTAAAGGCGAAAGGTGGCGAAACCGTGGGCGAAGACTACCTACCCCTAGGTAACACGGAAGTTACCCCGATTATCACCAAAATTAAGCAAGCTTTACCCGATGGTGGCGTTATTTTCAACACCCTCAACGGTGACAGTAACGTGGCTTTCTTTAAACAACTGCAAGCGGCCGGTTTAACTCCCGATAAATATCCGGTCATGTCGGTGAGTGTTGCCGAGGAAGAAGTTAAACAAATCGGTAAGGAATATCTCCTCGGTCAATACGCCTCTTGGAACTATTTCCAAACCGTAGATACCCCCGCTAACAAGAAATTTGTTGAGGCTTTTCGAGCTAAATTCGGTCAGGAGCGCGTCACTAACGACCCCATGGAGGCGGCCTACATCATGGTCTATCTCTGGAAGCAAGCGGTGGAACAAGCGGGAACCGCCGATGATCTTGACAAAGTTCGCGCCGCCGCCGTGGGACAAAAATTCGATGCTCCCGAAGGACCGGTGCAAATGTTCCCTAATCATCATATCTCCAAAACCGTCCGCATTGGTCAGGTGAGAGATGATGGTCTATTTGACATCGTTTGGTCAACTCCGGGGGTAGTGGATCCGCAACCTTGGAACCAATTTGTCCCCGAAACTAAGGGCTTTGCCTGTGACTGGACGGATCCGGCCAAGGGCGGTAAATTCAAAATGGAAAAATCCTAG
- a CDS encoding flavin prenyltransferase UbiX, translating to MKELSKPLILGVTGASGLIYAVRTLKYLLLADYTIDLVASKSAYTVWQAEDQTRMPPEPELQEQFWRSQCGVMEGGKLRCHRWGDVGATIASGSYRTLGMVIIPCSMSTVAKLAGGLSSDLLERAADVQIKEGRKLVLVPRETPFSLIHLRNLTTLAEAGVRIVPAIPAWYHHPQSIEDLVDFVIARTLDQLDIDCVAINRWQGH from the coding sequence TTGAAGGAATTATCTAAACCGCTAATTTTGGGCGTTACAGGGGCATCAGGGCTGATTTATGCTGTCCGTACTCTCAAATATCTACTTTTAGCCGACTACACGATCGATCTAGTGGCTTCCAAATCAGCTTACACTGTCTGGCAAGCGGAAGATCAGACGCGGATGCCTCCAGAACCGGAACTGCAAGAACAATTTTGGCGCAGCCAATGCGGGGTGATGGAAGGGGGAAAATTACGCTGTCATCGTTGGGGCGATGTGGGGGCAACGATCGCCAGTGGTTCCTATCGCACCCTTGGTATGGTAATTATTCCCTGTAGCATGAGTACAGTGGCTAAATTAGCGGGGGGGTTAAGTTCCGATTTGCTAGAAAGAGCGGCCGATGTGCAGATTAAGGAGGGCAGAAAATTGGTTTTAGTGCCGCGAGAAACCCCTTTTAGTTTAATTCATCTGCGTAATTTAACCACTTTAGCCGAGGCGGGCGTTAGAATTGTGCCAGCAATACCGGCATGGTATCACCATCCTCAATCGATCGAGGATTTGGTCGATTTTGTCATCGCTCGTACTCTCGATCAGTTAGATATCGATTGTGTGGCCATTAATCGCTGGCAAGGACATTAA
- the urtC gene encoding urea ABC transporter permease subunit UrtC, with amino-acid sequence MITETITRNESRQREKKKLITEVAVIVGLVVIFALLLPLTLSAFRLRLLGRFLSLAIVALGIDLIWGYTGLLSLGHGIFFALGGYALAMYLNLQLPPGQLPEFFTLYGVTELPFVWQPFYSLPLTILALIIVPAIMAGLLGYLIFRNRIKGVYFSILTQAALLVFFNFFNGQQKLINGTNGLKTDTQTIFGLLVGSDAVQVAFYLLTIVCLLAIYLLCRWLTTGRFGRLLVAIRDDEVRVRFSGYDPTWFKVLVFAISGAIAGVAGALYTVQTGIITPNSMDVAFSIEMVIWVAVGGRATLVGAVVGTLLVRMAQTFLSEQFPEVWVFFQGALFLIVVTVLPDGLLGGIKRLLTHFGFRKTLITYPSIEEAPEVQLEKEELEHK; translated from the coding sequence ATGATTACCGAAACCATCACTAGAAACGAATCCCGACAACGGGAAAAGAAAAAGTTAATCACGGAAGTCGCTGTTATTGTTGGTTTAGTGGTCATCTTTGCGCTGTTACTGCCCTTAACTTTGTCGGCTTTCCGTTTGCGTTTATTGGGGCGATTTCTTTCCCTGGCTATTGTCGCCTTGGGGATAGATTTAATCTGGGGTTATACTGGTTTATTAAGTCTCGGTCATGGGATCTTTTTCGCCCTAGGTGGTTACGCTTTGGCCATGTACCTAAATCTTCAGTTACCCCCCGGACAACTGCCCGAATTTTTTACTCTCTACGGGGTGACAGAATTACCTTTTGTTTGGCAACCTTTTTATTCCTTACCTTTGACAATTCTAGCCCTAATTATTGTACCAGCGATCATGGCGGGATTATTGGGTTATTTAATCTTCCGCAATCGCATTAAAGGGGTTTATTTCTCGATTTTGACTCAAGCGGCTTTACTGGTATTTTTTAACTTTTTTAACGGTCAACAAAAGTTAATTAACGGCACTAATGGCTTAAAAACCGATACCCAAACAATTTTCGGGTTGCTGGTGGGTTCCGATGCCGTTCAAGTGGCCTTTTATTTACTCACAATTGTCTGTTTACTGGCTATTTATCTCCTCTGTCGTTGGTTAACTACGGGCAGATTTGGGCGCTTGTTAGTCGCCATTCGCGATGATGAGGTGCGTGTCCGTTTTTCCGGTTATGATCCTACTTGGTTTAAGGTGTTAGTTTTTGCAATTTCTGGGGCGATTGCCGGTGTTGCCGGCGCTCTTTATACGGTGCAAACGGGAATTATCACCCCTAACTCTATGGATGTGGCTTTTTCCATTGAAATGGTGATTTGGGTGGCTGTGGGGGGACGTGCTACTCTTGTGGGGGCAGTTGTCGGTACTTTATTAGTACGCATGGCCCAAACTTTTTTAAGCGAACAATTTCCGGAAGTCTGGGTATTTTTCCAAGGGGCCCTATTCCTAATTGTGGTGACAGTGCTTCCCGATGGTCTTCTCGGTGGAATTAAACGTTTGCTGACTCATTTTGGTTTCCGCAAAACTTTAATTACCTATCCTAGTATTGAGGAAGCTCCGGAAGTGCAACTGGAAAAAGAAGAATTAGAGCATAAGTGA
- a CDS encoding TMEM165/GDT1 family protein has protein sequence MNWQLFGLTFITVFLAEIGDKSQLVAIALGGSSKSPKAVFFGSITALICTSFLGVLAGGSIAQLFPAKILKAIAAIGFALLAVRLLWPDSD, from the coding sequence ATGAATTGGCAATTATTCGGACTGACATTTATCACGGTTTTTTTGGCAGAAATCGGCGATAAAAGTCAATTAGTAGCGATCGCTCTCGGTGGCAGTTCCAAATCACCTAAAGCTGTCTTTTTTGGCTCAATTACCGCCTTAATCTGCACCAGTTTCTTAGGAGTCCTTGCGGGCGGCAGTATAGCGCAATTATTCCCCGCTAAGATATTAAAAGCGATAGCGGCCATTGGTTTTGCGCTGCTTGCTGTCCGGCTGCTTTGGCCAGATTCGGATTGA
- a CDS encoding vWA domain-containing protein, with protein sequence MASESVVQDRDYTLIIDKSGSMSTADKPSEKTRWQIAQESTLALARKCEEIDPDGITIYLFSGRFRRYDNVTSDKVTQIYQENEPMGRTDLAAVLQDALNNYFQRKTAGKTKPNGETILVITDGEPDDRKAVMRQIIEASRKLDSDQELAISLIQVGHDRQATEFLKALDDQLESAGAKFDIVDTITIDDMEDMTLAEVLLNAITD encoded by the coding sequence ATGGCCAGTGAAAGTGTTGTACAGGACAGAGATTATACTCTGATTATTGACAAAAGTGGCAGTATGTCCACTGCTGATAAACCCAGTGAGAAAACCCGTTGGCAAATTGCCCAAGAATCCACCCTCGCCTTGGCTAGAAAGTGCGAGGAAATCGATCCCGACGGCATCACTATCTATCTTTTCTCTGGACGTTTCCGACGCTATGATAATGTTACTTCCGATAAGGTGACACAAATTTATCAAGAAAATGAACCCATGGGAAGGACAGACCTAGCCGCTGTTCTCCAAGATGCCCTCAATAATTATTTTCAGCGCAAAACTGCTGGCAAAACTAAACCCAACGGAGAAACTATTCTGGTGATTACCGACGGAGAACCAGATGATCGCAAAGCGGTGATGCGTCAAATTATCGAAGCTTCTCGAAAACTCGATAGCGATCAAGAATTAGCCATTTCTCTGATTCAAGTGGGCCATGATCGACAAGCGACCGAATTTCTCAAAGCTTTAGACGATCAACTAGAATCGGCGGGGGCCAAATTCGATATCGTTGACACAATTACTATCGATGATATGGAAGATATGACCCTAGCGGAAGTTCTTCTCAACGCCATTACCGATTAA
- the glgA gene encoding glycogen synthase GlgA → MRILFVGAEAAPIAKVGGMGDVIGALPKVLRQLGHDVRIFLPYYGFLAEKMDIPSEPIWSGFAMFQDFSVYETVLPDTDIPLYLFGHLAFSGRSIYGGEDEAWRFTLFANGAAEFAWNYWKPQVIHCHDWHTGMIPVWMHQDPDISTVFTIHNLAYQGPWREALEKMTWCPWYMQGDNTMAAAVQFANRVTTVSPTYARQIQTPIYGENLEGLLSYISGNLVGIVNGIDTEVYNPAKDVYLKQNFTPETIEKRLANKIALQEEVGLQVSRNAFVMGMVTRLVEQKGIDLVMQILDRFLTYTDAQLIILGTGDRYYETQLWEMTSRFRGRMSLHLLYSDALSRRIYGGADALLMPSRFEPCGISQLMAMRYGCIPMVRRTGGLVDTVSFHDPIQERGTGFSFDRYEPLDLFTCMIRTWESFRYKQDWQKLQQRAMTQDFSWYKSALEYLKIYKQITGQSDQLSDEEKDKFVALTSS, encoded by the coding sequence ATGCGAATTCTATTTGTGGGTGCCGAGGCCGCTCCAATTGCCAAAGTTGGGGGAATGGGGGACGTAATTGGGGCATTACCGAAAGTCTTGCGTCAGCTAGGTCATGATGTGCGGATTTTTCTACCCTACTACGGTTTTCTTGCGGAAAAAATGGACATCCCTTCCGAACCCATTTGGTCAGGATTCGCCATGTTTCAGGATTTTTCAGTCTATGAAACGGTTTTACCCGATACGGATATTCCCCTCTACCTCTTTGGTCATCTAGCTTTCTCTGGACGTAGTATCTACGGAGGCGAAGATGAGGCCTGGAGATTTACCCTTTTTGCCAATGGTGCAGCGGAATTCGCCTGGAATTACTGGAAACCGCAAGTTATTCACTGTCATGATTGGCATACGGGCATGATTCCCGTCTGGATGCACCAAGACCCCGATATTAGCACGGTTTTTACTATCCATAATCTCGCCTACCAGGGGCCTTGGCGGGAGGCATTAGAAAAAATGACTTGGTGTCCTTGGTATATGCAGGGCGATAATACCATGGCTGCGGCGGTTCAATTTGCCAATCGCGTCACGACTGTCTCTCCCACCTATGCCCGTCAAATACAAACCCCCATTTATGGCGAAAATTTAGAAGGATTATTGTCCTATATTTCTGGCAATCTGGTGGGGATTGTCAACGGCATCGATACGGAGGTGTATAACCCGGCTAAAGATGTTTATCTTAAGCAGAATTTTACCCCAGAAACCATCGAAAAACGTCTGGCCAATAAAATTGCCCTGCAAGAAGAAGTGGGGCTACAGGTCAGCAGAAATGCCTTTGTCATGGGCATGGTGACGCGTTTGGTGGAACAAAAAGGTATTGATCTAGTGATGCAAATTTTAGATCGCTTTCTCACCTATACCGATGCTCAATTGATTATTTTGGGTACAGGCGATCGCTATTATGAAACCCAACTATGGGAGATGACTTCCCGTTTCCGGGGGCGAATGTCCCTGCATCTTCTCTATAGTGATGCCCTTTCCCGTCGCATCTATGGGGGGGCCGATGCTTTGTTAATGCCTTCCCGTTTTGAACCCTGCGGCATCTCCCAATTAATGGCCATGCGTTATGGTTGCATTCCCATGGTACGCCGCACTGGTGGTTTAGTCGATACGGTATCTTTCCACGACCCAATTCAGGAAAGAGGAACAGGATTTAGTTTCGATCGCTATGAACCTTTAGACCTGTTTACCTGTATGATCCGGACTTGGGAAAGTTTCCGTTATAAACAGGATTGGCAAAAACTACAGCAACGGGCCATGACTCAAGATTTTAGTTGGTATAAATCCGCTTTGGAATATCTCAAAATCTACAAACAAATCACTGGACAATCCGATCAATTATCCGATGAGGAAAAAGATAAATTTGTCGCCCTGACTAGCAGTTAA
- a CDS encoding TMEM165/GDT1 family protein translates to MTDSKSIASTEKKPDQPPSWSFWTVFSSTFLTIFFAEIGDKTQLATLLISAESQSPWVVFAGAASALIATSLLGVLIGYWIARRLSPKTLDIGVAILLLLITGLLIGDIL, encoded by the coding sequence ATGACTGATAGCAAATCGATCGCCTCAACCGAAAAAAAGCCAGATCAGCCACCTTCTTGGAGTTTTTGGACGGTGTTTAGTTCCACCTTCCTAACCATATTTTTTGCTGAAATCGGCGATAAAACCCAATTAGCCACCCTTCTGATCAGTGCCGAATCCCAATCCCCCTGGGTGGTTTTTGCCGGGGCAGCCAGCGCTTTAATCGCTACCAGTCTCCTCGGTGTCCTGATTGGTTATTGGATTGCGCGTCGTCTTTCCCCGAAAACTTTAGATATCGGTGTCGCTATTCTTCTCCTTTTGATCACTGGTTTACTCATCGGCGATATTCTCTAA
- the urtD gene encoding urea ABC transporter ATP-binding protein UrtD, translated as MTGKILEIENLTVSFGGFKALNNLNFSMDTGELRVIIGPNGAGKTTFLDVITGKVQPTIGRVLFKGRDLRKIPEFAIARLGIGRKFQTPRVYLNLTVRENLDLVSNRNKNVFSTLFGRPPLEDSRKVIGLLETIGLTAKADLPASLLSHGEKQRLEIGQLVAQSPDLLLVDEPVAGLTDEETENVGNLLLNLAESHSIIVIEHDMEFVRQIARKVTVLHQGTVLCEGNMEQIQNDPKVIEVYLGSSEE; from the coding sequence ATGACTGGAAAAATCTTAGAAATCGAGAATCTTACCGTTAGTTTTGGGGGTTTTAAAGCTCTCAATAATCTTAATTTCAGTATGGATACGGGAGAATTGCGGGTGATTATCGGTCCCAATGGTGCGGGAAAAACCACTTTTTTAGATGTGATTACGGGGAAAGTGCAACCCACCATCGGACGGGTATTATTTAAAGGTCGAGATCTCCGCAAAATTCCCGAATTTGCGATCGCTCGTTTAGGTATTGGTCGCAAATTCCAAACTCCCAGGGTATATTTAAATCTAACTGTCCGAGAAAATCTCGATTTAGTTAGTAACCGTAATAAAAATGTTTTCTCGACTCTTTTCGGTCGTCCTCCCCTAGAAGATAGCAGAAAAGTTATTGGTTTATTGGAAACTATCGGGTTAACTGCTAAAGCTGATTTACCCGCTTCTTTACTGTCCCACGGGGAAAAACAACGCTTAGAAATTGGTCAATTAGTGGCCCAGTCACCAGATTTACTGCTAGTAGATGAACCCGTGGCAGGATTAACTGATGAGGAAACGGAAAACGTGGGTAATTTGTTGTTAAATCTAGCGGAAAGTCATTCAATTATTGTCATTGAACACGATATGGAATTTGTCCGGCAAATTGCCCGCAAAGTCACGGTTTTACACCAAGGAACTGTTCTATGTGAGGGGAATATGGAGCA